The following DNA comes from Ricinus communis isolate WT05 ecotype wild-type chromosome 10, ASM1957865v1, whole genome shotgun sequence.
GCTAATTAGACCTAGAAAGGGCAAACAAAAAGTAAAActagaaaaaaatcaaatataaaaagattgataggcaattctttttttattattatttatactgTTTTTAGAATACATGTATGCAAGTAATAAATTGGCCAATTGTATATTTAGACATCTGAATCTGAAccatttgattattttaacattttaacttttaatataatctgATAGACGCTTTAATTTGTATTGTTTATGATATTCAAACACTTTTTGATATATAGCTCAATTCAATAAGTCCACGTGTATTATAtataagtgttttaaaattattataaaataaaaattttagatgtTTGTTAggttaaatttaaaactaaaaatattttataggaTATAAAAACATAGCTTAAATGTTTGTCaggttaaattgaaagttaagattttaaagtgagtaatatttaaactcaaaatcttatttaaattaaaagaaaattattatttcatccACAAGCATTTtagaaaatctttgaaaacaAGACGTTTTTAATTAAGccttaatttataaataatataaaggCAATTTTTCAGTATATGTTATAGACCCTTAGCAGAGTTGAGATATGACCAAAGAAGGTAACAATTCAATATATTGTTAGGATCAATATATTATGCAGAAAATGTCCAATTTTTACCATAATGTACAAGTGATTGGATATCAAGCCATTGAGTTTTGTCTTCCTGTCTATGTATTTCTTCTCTGTTTGCATGTCCCTTTCAGTTTCTGCTTTACCAAACTGTACTCAGTGAAGATTCACATGTGATTTTTATTTCAGTGTTGATTGACAGTATATTCCTCCTGGTGTCACTCATTTCCTAAATTACTAACCCATaaatctttcttctttaaaagaaaaaagagttgaAAATAATTTCCGTAATGCTGAATCTGATTTTGgctcaaaaggaaaaaggaaaaggaaaattaaaagCCATCATCCAAAAACGACTATCGAAAAAGTCAcatttaaaacatttaaaggTTCAGTataaaactataatatatttttttataaatgtttgatgtaaaagaaattttttgaaattttagttcattaaattcttaaaattaattatatctaaCACTAGACTCCAtcaaattttatcaaattcaaaattggagtttttcttttaaaaagttttatcaATTGTGAAACTACCCATTAAATCAAACCGGACAATTAATTTTGGAcatttgatttgttttattatcaatatcaAAGAAGTGACCGAATTGTAAGTCTGTATTATCCCTGTAATAATCCATTTATAACACAtgatatctatatatatttttgagcCTTTCACTTTCTTTAGAAAATTGAGCTCTATTCCTGTTCCATATACCTGGATCTGATtgctttgaatttttttttttttttccggGAGTTCCTTGAAAGTGTTTGAATTTTCGAGTTCCAACCCTTAACAATCCAAATTTTGATTCTTGAGTTCCCATTTCCTTTGCTCTTGCACGAAGATAATGTTTGTGGTCTTCGCTGTGGAACTCCAACGCAAGCCAAACTTTGAAAACAACAACCATATACACACACAAGCCCACCACATTAACATTATGAGTCTCATTGATTCTAATTTGACAAATAAGTTCTAAATAATCTTTGATGCATATACTTTAATGGTCGGTCCTGTGGGTCCATTAACAAGAGAAAGAACTACAAGCCAATTGCATCAGAAGCAAAAAGGAGCTCCAGGAACTAGGCAAAAGATTCCACAAGAGAGCCCCGACTCAGAAAATTGTCACTTTCAGCTTCAATTTCAGGAATTTAAAGTGTCAACTACTGGCAGAAGGAGACaataagatttatttaaaggATAATAAATGTCTTCCAAGTAACAGCAGACATTTACAGTTATCTATTAAAGATTGACACCAACAGACACTCCAATATGAACCATCAGATCTCTCTTTTAGACATTTTTGTACCGTTCCATATTAATCAGTGGAAGATCTTATTCCATCATATATCACAATCTAATTTCAAAAGGAAGCACAATTTCCCATATAACACAAACCTATGAAGGACCATCACAccagaataagaaaatatccgTTTCCCGAGACCTGACATAAAATTGTTCCTATGATTCCATTGTAATTATCAAGTCGGGGAAGGGCAAAAGGAAGAGTAAATTATTCAAACGTTTTCCCCCTAAACAATCCTAAATCAAAGTGCAATATGCTACAAATTGTAGTCAGTGAAATTTCACACACAATAAATACCTCCGTAGAGTTCTACATCTGAAGTCTGAGGCTCTTCTCAAATGCTATGTACAAACCCAGCCAAAGGGGTCCAAGTTGAACCTGCAGTAAATGAGTGAACACAGTAAGGAACAAAATTAAGGTATGCAAATTTATCATGACAAGCCtacaatttgaaaaataaaaaaactgtaCCTGGAatgaattttgatattatGTGTGTGAGAGTGTGTTAGTGTGCATGCATGTGGCTGTCTAATCGGAGGATACCTGAATGAGACTGTAACATATCTATTCTGTTTTATTTCCTTGAAGAAAATTCAAGAAACAACTTCATGAACTAAACCCTATAGGTAACACTCATCTCTTTCAGCTCCACACACCACGCCCTTCTTTACTTTCCCCTAATAATCATAGACTTGCATGTTTGAAAAACGTATTTCCTTTACAATTAAGTTATCGTTTGAAAAGGTCTATTATTATTAGGCAACTTTGACATTACTCACTTTTCAGAAAACTTTAGGCAGATGATTCCCACACGataaagaattcattatgGATTTCCTAGCATGCATCATAATCCAAATTTTTCACAATTAAATGTTGTCTCACTTATTATCCTGATATACAACAATCACAGAATCACATGTTAGATCACTTAATTCTCCTAGAGAATTATAGACTTTTATGATCGCTGATaatcctaacatcctaatCTACAGGGCATAAGTCATGCTTGTTTTTCAAAGTGAACATCATCTAACAAGTAGAAAGAATCAGATGTAAAGAATCTTCTACATGCAGGTGGCTGAAAAAGAACTCCCAAAAAGTATTTTAGCTCTGATGCAGCAAAAGGCAGCACAATACATCCAGCTTCTTGATGAATGATTAAGAGCACCACTTCATTTGGAAAATAATTCCAGAGAGAATGTCactaatttatttcaattactTGCAAATAAAGTTTACAGTTTCCTGTACATTAGCATAAGGAATCCAGTTGAATTCCACACAGCTATATGTCtcgaaaaatataaattcttaaattctacataaaataattgtcCTAAAACCTGATTCTATTCAGATAGAGCAATGTGAGAGACAAGGGAAAGCTCACAAGATCCACTTGCATGAGAGTACTCTAgttcataatattattattcaggAAAGGGCATCCAATTAACTTCATTTGTACTGTCAATATAATAACATGAGTTCCTCAGAACTTTGcggaattattttttacaaacAGGATGCACAAGTACCAAATCAAATTGCAGCAACTAAataacacaaaagaaaaaaatgcatTACAGAGAACTCACTACTGAAATTTATGGTTATTCGCTTCCAAAATCATCATAGCTCACGCCTTCTGATATAGTGTCCAACCTTTTATTGTCACCTGCAAGGCCAGGAACCATATTAGCTTCATGTTCTGTGTCATTCGAAGCATTATGAAAATGGCAAAAGGAAAACCTTGATGTTCTTGTTCGCGTGAATCTAGGAAGTTATCATTGTCTGACGCTAGGAAGGGTGATCTGGGATAGTTCTCCAATATATCTGAGTTACAAAACAAGAAATTCATTGAAATGTAAATGTAATTCTCAAGACGAGGCTAGTTGATATATTATACAGATGCATGCATGAGACCAAGTTCGATGTTGgctttattaaatttaataaaaattctaccTACCAACTACTCAAATAATTGTGGTCAAGAGAAACATGCAAAAGAATGTACCATATACATACCTGAACTCTGAGCAAAATCAGCTGTCAAATCAGAAAGACTGAAAGTTTGAGGAATATGATTCAAAAATCCATAAGAAGAAGTATCTGCATCCAAAAGTGGTTCATTCAAAGCTTGTGAATTGGACTCTACACTACTGAAAGATGCAACAGATGCATCTCCAAGTGATGGGCGAGCTTCCAGGACATTTCCGTCAGCACCAAACATATAAGGGTTAGTGCCTGAATAACCAGCTTCAGATTTGATCATTCCCCCATTTAATCCTTGCATCAAACCAATGTTTGAGCTCTGCGTTGAAAGCATGTTTGGAGGGGCATCAATTCTATTGACGTGAGCAGACATTTCAACAGCAGTATGCATACTTGAATGCAGTGATGAACCAACATTGGTGAATGCATTAGTCATACTGGAACCAAAGAGATGATGCATGTTCTCGGGCTTCAGAGCTGATCCACTGTGATCCGACGCATAGCATGCCGAATTTTGATGCACTGTAGGGAAATAAACTCAGTTGCCAAGATCATGGGAGCCAAAGTAACTAAGACAGGTTTGGAACGACATAGCATATCATATTGTAAAATGATTCATCAAATGAAATGCCACTGGTTCCATGGGCATCAAATGCGTATTGTAATCAATTTAACAGGGCCATTCAGATGATGTAGATTCAGCAATCAATTACTCAGACTGTCATGcaaaacattttcttttctgttaaaGTAACAAACAAATTCGAATTCAAAAGGAAACAATATTATCGAGAGTATTATGcatgaaaagagaaaaggataACTTATTTAACCTCCTTTTACAAATGACTTTAAGTGCTGTTACATTTTGTTGCATGAACAGATGGTGACCGCATTCTTTAGGCTTTCAATAGAATACAGCTAATCAAAATGTGTTTCTTAGCCAAGAGCTGTAAATGAAGCTTTATTCCCAAATTACTATTACAcaagagaaaaaattaatttatctaaaCATCTGATGGGTGATATGATTCTTGAACCAATAACTCTCCATAAGCAAATCTGTAATATGCTCATTgaacaattatttataaatcttccTTTCTTAAGGCATATGAATCCCCCACAGAGATTAGAGACAGTGATACTTCCAAGAAATCCGACGTTTAACAAATCCCGTCTTTTTCCACCCTATCTTGCAGTGGGAAATCACCAATCATtcccaaaatcaaaatattaaattgtgaTCACGAAGCTCTATGGTTATTGATGTATTGAATTAATTACGAGAAGAGTAACTTTTAAATATGGAATATAAGTTGACATCATGTACAGCTCTTCAACACAAAACCAAAAGCTAATAAGAAACAGCAGGAAAGGGAAAAGAAGGGTAACACCATAAATAAGCCAAAATAATAGAAACCTAGTATTATCATCTGCTATAAAAGAATGTCAgaatagaaattatttttaacatgtaataaaaagaattcagCCATCTTGAATGattattttgaaagaataaaaaagttgATGAGGAATTTCATAAACATGTTTTCAACAAAGAGAAAACAGGCGTGTACCCTCTCGTTTAATCTACAGATAAcctttttatctttcaaaatttcgCTATACAGCAAAAACTTTtcaattctaaactaactggGTCATTGATATGGACCCTTCTCCATTGCACCCAGTTGAGAGAGAGCTACAACTCAAAAGGAATTTAAGGGAGTTAAATTCATATTCACTACCTCCCCTTATCTCCCTCCTAATCTACTCCCGGCCTTCTTTTTCTCCTGTAACTTCAATATTCTAAACTTTCCATACCTAAATTCCACTTGAGCTAAGCATTAACATTGTCCAGGCAGATGAAAAGAAGTCTTACTTGGTGGAATATGAGTACCATTAGAAGTGGGCATCGAAGCAGCAGGATTTATCTGACGCATCAATCTCACCTGTTGCTCAAGCAGCTTGTTGAATTCTATTATTTGGTGTTTCACTGTCAGTCTCAAATAGTATGCCTTGAAGAATTCCCGATTCTCTTCCTCAAGTTTTTGCCAAACTACAAAACAAAGTTACAAActgaataaaatgaaatcttATGACCTGAAGGTGTACTTTCATGCtacaaaatcacaatttcCATCAGAGGAACAAAAGGAGAAAGAGTAGGTAGGGGTGGGTGGGTGGGTGGGGTGTAGGGAGTGAATTTACAGGTTTCAATTTTGTGATGAATAGAACCAAATCTACTAATTTATACTAAAAGATGACTTCAATCCAATCATATAAATGtgataatttgaatttaaactTTAATCCGAATAAATTGAATGGATATAAGGTCAAAAATTAGTGAAATACTACTCAAAGATTAATTTAAAGAACTGAAACTATATCATTCATAAATCTACAAACAAGCCTCCAGAAGGACTAGAATGAAAGTACCACTCTAACCTAGATTAAAAAGAACACTTACTTGATAAACTTACATACAAGACTCCAGAAGGACCAGAAAGCATAATTGTTAAATCATGAAATGAGAAGTGAAAATTTGAAACAAATGGAAGAATTCAGTAAAAATACTCCAGAAGGACCAAAATCTTAAATCATGAAATGAGATCCTAAtttacaaaatgaaaattgaaacaaatggAAAAATTCAGTAAAaatacccaaaaaaaaaaaaataaaggtatCCATAAATCATTTAATGTCTCCCTAGTCAATGAAAGACACCACTCAGGAGGGTTGTCTAtcaaaaacattaaaaagaatggaactcctatttatatattttacaacCTTTTCacttcattttattttctaaagagaggccataaatgaaaaaaaaaaaaaaccaaaaaaaagacAATATGGTTCTATGAGTCTGATCACTATGTAAAACTCCATGTCTTTATCACAAATAAAGCAGGACAACATTATGAAGAAACAAGTTGCATGCAGGACTGTTGAAGAATGTGAAtgaattaatcaaattttgcAATTTGGAGCTAGACCTAATGTATAACAATGCCAAGGCAGGATATTTCACTAAGAAAGTGAAGCCAGACTTCCATGTTTTGAAGGTAAAATAAATCCTGCTGTATTTAGGGATTGGCTACATTCTTCAGAATCCTACTTTGATTGGTATAATATAACTGATGATCGAAAGATAAGGTTTGGTAAAATAAAGTTCATGGATTAACTAAAATGTGGTGGTATAGTATCAAGTACAATATTAAAAGACTGAGGAAGCCACAAATATTTGCCAAGAGATGTAAAGAATGCTTCAAGAAAATTTTTTACCACTATAATATCATTGAAAGATGCATGAGAATAGGTATGCTTCAGTGTGTATCAGCAAGCCAATGGTGAGTTTGATTGATCCAATGATGGAAGAAATTCAACAAGTCCTAAGATGGATTCAATAGAAGCTAAGCCAGATGAGTTGCTAGAAGGTTGCCTTCAAACCCCTAACTCTCAAGACTACTGGTAGTCATGGTTTGCCACAAAAGCCAGCTCTTTGTATTGATCAGAATTTTCAAGATGCACATGAGCATGAAGAAGTAAATTTGGtggttttaaaatattaagaagcAAAGGAGGAATGACAAAGGGAACAACCAGGGGAGACTTTGCGGGCTGCTTATTCACATGAGAAAGAGGCAAATGTAGAAATTACATCTCAAGGCAGTGAGCAGCTGCTCTGAAATTTGTATGCAGAAGATATTAAACATGATGAACAAATCAAAGCATCAAGGATTTTGAGGGGGAAGTTTATGTTCCAATTGCAAGATGATTGTTGACAAGAACATTCAGCCTCAATTGACAGTCAAATCAAGAGGAGTACTGTCATGTCATCCTTGTTATTGTTAAACATATGTGAAATGAATTGATCTTAATTCCATCCAGAATGAGGATGCAAAAAACCAAGAGTTTTTGTTATTTCGGCTACTCAAAGCTCGAGATCAAGTTTACTCAATTGGGGGAGAATGATGCaggaaaaaatataacaattaattCTTAACTATGAATCTTCTCCTAAATTATTACTTAGGAAGTTGaattcaattgtatttatgaattctatTCGCGCTAGtaatattacaaattttaatcCTATCATAATTAGAATTAGTAGAATATTTTCCTCATTAGTATTCAATCATAAATTCtctaatttagaatttttatccTAGTAGtattaagattatttttaGCCAATAAATTCTAGGCTTGTATTGTAACTTTTCAACTTTCAGATTTCAGTTTAATAGAAGTTGTTGTTAAGATTGGCACTTCGTGTTGTGTCATGTCAAAATACATGTATAACATAAAAATGACTAACCCGTACACGACCTGTTTAACTAATCATCTCAAAACATCAAATTCAAATACCAGCACGTTCATTAACTAGATTATATGAGTAGACCATCCAACccttttaagaattaaattttgaaaaatatattcttaaataaaaaattaattgtttaaatttcaaaaatatatttatttacgtataaaatgacttaaatttgaattattattttaaaacataCTTGGATATAATttgagttattattttaaaacataattggatatttataaatgataaaattacttatataaatatatgaagagagagaaaatgtaTTTAAACATGTTAATATGTATCGTGTAATACCTGTTAACCAGTTAacctatttaaataaatatgtttattCATGTCACTCGTTGGTTAGGTACATCAACCTATTTTAACCTAGTTTTTTTTCCATGTCACAAACAGGTCAACCTACTTATAACCCAAACATGTTTATCCCAAACTCAAACCTGTTAAAATACATGTTGTGTTGTTTTAACTCATGTCAAAAATTGTTAGTTCTAGTTGCAGTATTGCTATATAAAATTGTTTGATTAAATTCAACCCTAAGTGTGAAGCCTTGAAGCCCCAAGTGTGACTGCTAAGAACTACTTAAGTGCAACTCTTAAGGCCTATTTGGGATTTTTATTGTGTTAAAAAAAGCAGGTTtagaactttttatttttttataaactgcTTTTGTCAAACTTGCTTTTGGAAAAGTATCAATTGGCCTGCTTCTCTCCAAAAGCAGTTTTCAGAactttaaaaaacaaaaacagaatttcttttttcagaaaaagCGCTTTGCCCTACCATAATGCTAAAAGGGGCCTTAGAAGCTTAGcatcttttctttgatttttccCTGCTTAAAAGCAGATTTCAGcctataaaatactttattttcCGCAAATTAACTGGAGAACAGTTCAACCAATGCTGTCCTCAATCAATAAACCACCAATCACCAAATATCCTAAAATATACAGAAATGTAGTACAAGTATTTATtcagaaaatgataaaacatAGTTCACTATACCCTATCAGCCAAGGTCAGCCACCTCCACATTTCCTACTTGTCAAAAACTAATAAGAAAAGGAAGTGGAGGGAACGTCTTATAATTGCTAATTCCTTTTCTGAGAGACGCTGGTCCTTCAATTACTTTAAAGATGAGCTTAATTGgaatatttaaaatcaattatggGACAATCTATGGATCAAGCTGCAATGaatttataatgaaataaagtactaaacaaataaatagcAATCAAATTGAGTAAAAAATATCCTCGGATAATATATAAGAtatataagtaattttaattgccaATGAATTTGCATATTTAGGGTTTGTTTGGTTCGGCTGCTCAATGCAGCCGGTAGCTTGTGGCTGATagctgataaattaaaccgtttggtaaattttattagcagTTGCTGTTAGTATATTAAATAACCATTGAGGGTATAATTTatcgttaaatatattttattttattacattatattcaatgatacaaattaataaaagtagcttacaataattaaaatattgtagttaattttttttagctcaattgtattaattattaaaaatatttataaaaattattttaaaagtaaaaacttaactttaaattctactaataaaaatttctaactttaaataccataattataaatattacaattatttaactattaagaataatttcaaaataacaattatttattataaaatataaaaaattaactatatgaaatcaacttaaagtaagttattattaataagttttaataagaataatagtgtccaaataaataaataaaacaaacaagcTATCAGCTGATAAGAAAAAACTCTAAAGTAAAGCTAATACAATCTGCAGCTTATTGGGACTAAATCAGCTATCAGCTGTTGTTTCTTAAAACTTTACCAAACACTTTAATATAGTTATTCAGTGAAAAACAACTATCAGCTACATCAAACCTCTGAAtcaaacaacctcttaaaataacaatatcaaTTAGCAAATGATATTAAATTGGTATAGTTGTTATGCCTCATTGCAAAGTTCTAATTTAAAAGcataactatttttttctgtctactttttaccttttttcatcaatattattattattattattattattattattattattattcactCACTACCACTCTTTTGGCCCCTCATGCGATTTCAATTTTGATgtcctattttcttttactgttTACTCATAATTACTCTGTTTCACCACTCTCTTATTTGAGATGATTTAAGCTGTTCTAGACTACCATGAAGTACCTGAATGTTAAACTTTGTCCCCACCATTTCCCCAACCCCACcctagagagaaaaagaaaacaaaaaaatcattCCGCCCTTGCTCTCAAGTCTCATCTAACTGTAGTAGCAAGCTGACTGAATACCAAAGGAAGGTAGAGAATACAACTTAAGTTTTATTCATTGGatgtttcaaaatatatatatatatatatatatataataagaaaaaaaaccaGAATTATCATTagtattgataaaaaaaaactcaatatTTACCAAGTTCAGTGAAGCCCGGTTCTATCTTCGCTTGAGCCAACAGAGTTTCCACAACTTCCTTCTGGTTCATGTACAACTGAAGACAGCGTTCTATAAGATTTTGCACCTGGAACCAGAGataaataagccataaaacaaagagaaatgGCATAATACATAAATCAATGTTCATAACTGCCAATTTATacaaccaaaaaagaaaaagaaaaaaagaaggaaacaGAAAATACAATGAGTGCAGAAACCCTTCCACTTTTGTCCCCTTTTGACATTAAAAAAAGGTTCAAAGAATTAATGAGGAGCTACAGAAGGTATCAATAATGCAGAATATTCTGAGGCacagattttttttctctct
Coding sequences within:
- the LOC8279875 gene encoding uncharacterized protein LOC8279875 isoform X1, which translates into the protein MSSGPARRVSPKDIQVVQNLIERCLQLYMNQKEVVETLLAQAKIEPGFTELVWQKLEEENREFFKAYYLRLTVKHQIIEFNKLLEQQVRLMRQINPAASMPTSNGTHIPPMHQNSACYASDHSGSALKPENMHHLFGSSMTNAFTNVGSSLHSSMHTAVEMSAHVNRIDAPPNMLSTQSSNIGLMQGLNGGMIKSEAGYSGTNPYMFGADGNVLEARPSLGDASVASFSSVESNSQALNEPLLDADTSSYGFLNHIPQTFSLSDLTADFAQSSDILENYPRSPFLASDNDNFLDSREQEHQGFPFAIFIMLRMTQNMKLIWFLALQVTIKGWTLYQKA
- the LOC8279875 gene encoding uncharacterized protein LOC8279875 isoform X2, whose amino-acid sequence is MSSGPARRVSPKDIQVVQNLIERCLQLYMNQKEVVETLLAQAKIEPGFTELVWQKLEEENREFFKAYYLRLTVKHQIIEFNKLLEQQVRLMRQINPAASMPTSNGTHIPPMHQNSACYASDHSGSALKPENMHHLFGSSMTNAFTNVGSSLHSSMHTAVEMSAHVNRIDAPPNMLSTQSSNIGLMQGLNGGMIKSEAGYSGTNPYMFGADGNVLEARPSLGDASVASFSSVESNSQALNEPLLDADTSSYGFLNHIPQTFSLSDLTADFAQSSDILENYPRSPFLASDNDNFLDSREQEHQGDNKRLDTISEGVSYDDFGSE